Proteins from a single region of Chloroherpeton thalassium ATCC 35110:
- a CDS encoding tetratricopeptide repeat protein: protein MLTKPHHKSASKAKVYSERVSKQRKAPALIQMAEMMVLQGKYDKALQELESLQSLYGQSYRFNLVLARIYRDAGDLANAKHYYEKACQAAPQNEVAIRELIELLSEQKDAANRANQSDDPSLDLFLEETSRGLFTAEEMRPSHEDDFAAAPSQAQALPENAFENKIETDGAQVSEIASGAEPAAQTLFDESELSAKNLLSQDDAIEPESSMQKRELTADELFASENFAQSIQDEQENIALSDDEHGVISVRKAEPVAPKDEHLEIDSSDLLSENPSEQTAQPRFDTNVPDNLPLETEHDAHVAGSEDMAVPALGTDEELDATYLFTEDEETKAQLNEPGNSPSILQEAKTAYSEEADFPQEEPIPFAILGQKKETELADNKSNENVADLFLPEDQESRDASALDVSDLSRSTISSEALQREAIRMLEEEQGNISDDPFVDFYGKKPKLTSSSELFETGTKNMDTVDETELEEDQRSGALLFDEREVDENEVSESTKALLFDENEVLQSPETPQETVASSAEFTEKSHEPERAETNSTVEDSTEPATASEDIDIFSDDFEFTFDKDKLAKALSNLHSSGEKASKKTPDTKNSVAKVEPPASAKPQPAPPKSGQREELNIDELAQNLSKLNLPPIEETNDPTPISEQRQPFSDDEEIKTPSKSLAEIFVSQGAYTKAIRVYQALSKKNPNQAAEYAAAMEAILRKMKKS from the coding sequence ATGCTGACAAAACCTCACCATAAAAGCGCCTCAAAAGCGAAAGTGTACTCAGAACGGGTCTCAAAGCAGCGCAAAGCACCCGCTTTGATTCAAATGGCCGAAATGATGGTTCTGCAAGGAAAGTATGATAAGGCACTTCAAGAGCTCGAGTCGCTTCAGTCTTTGTATGGCCAATCGTATCGGTTCAATTTGGTGTTGGCGCGGATTTATCGTGATGCAGGGGATTTGGCAAACGCGAAGCACTATTATGAAAAAGCTTGTCAAGCGGCGCCGCAAAATGAGGTTGCCATTCGGGAACTGATCGAACTGCTATCGGAGCAAAAAGATGCAGCAAATAGAGCCAATCAGTCTGATGATCCGTCTTTAGATCTTTTTCTGGAAGAAACCAGTCGTGGTCTTTTTACCGCAGAAGAAATGCGGCCTTCACACGAAGATGACTTCGCGGCTGCGCCAAGTCAAGCGCAAGCATTGCCGGAAAACGCATTTGAAAATAAAATAGAAACGGATGGCGCACAGGTTTCAGAAATCGCCTCAGGAGCTGAGCCGGCTGCGCAAACGTTATTTGATGAGTCCGAATTAAGCGCAAAGAATTTGCTCAGCCAAGACGATGCGATTGAGCCGGAAAGTTCGATGCAGAAGCGTGAGCTCACTGCGGATGAGCTTTTTGCATCAGAAAATTTTGCGCAAAGCATTCAGGATGAGCAAGAAAATATAGCGCTTTCGGATGATGAGCATGGCGTTATATCAGTTCGCAAAGCTGAGCCTGTCGCGCCGAAAGACGAACATTTGGAAATTGATTCATCCGATCTGCTTTCGGAAAATCCATCTGAGCAAACAGCGCAACCCCGCTTTGACACAAACGTGCCGGATAATTTACCACTTGAAACAGAGCACGACGCGCACGTTGCGGGTTCTGAGGACATGGCGGTTCCCGCTTTAGGAACGGATGAGGAATTGGACGCGACCTATTTATTTACAGAAGACGAGGAGACAAAAGCGCAGCTCAACGAGCCAGGAAATTCGCCAAGCATTTTGCAAGAAGCAAAAACAGCGTATTCTGAAGAGGCGGATTTTCCGCAAGAAGAGCCCATTCCGTTCGCTATTTTGGGACAGAAAAAAGAGACCGAGTTGGCTGATAATAAGAGCAACGAAAATGTTGCTGATCTCTTTTTGCCGGAAGATCAAGAAAGCCGCGATGCGTCGGCGTTAGATGTTTCGGATTTATCCCGTTCGACAATTAGCTCTGAAGCGCTTCAGCGAGAAGCCATTCGCATGCTTGAAGAGGAGCAAGGTAATATTTCTGATGATCCGTTCGTTGATTTTTATGGAAAGAAGCCTAAACTGACTTCGTCGTCTGAATTATTCGAAACGGGAACGAAAAATATGGATACCGTTGACGAGACGGAGCTCGAGGAAGATCAACGGTCGGGCGCGCTTCTATTTGATGAGCGTGAAGTTGATGAAAACGAAGTTTCGGAATCAACGAAAGCGCTTTTGTTTGATGAAAATGAAGTTTTGCAATCACCGGAAACACCTCAGGAGACTGTTGCGTCGTCGGCTGAATTCACGGAAAAATCGCACGAGCCGGAACGCGCTGAGACGAATTCAACAGTGGAAGATTCAACTGAGCCTGCTACCGCGTCGGAGGATATCGATATTTTCTCAGATGACTTTGAGTTTACATTTGATAAGGACAAACTCGCAAAAGCCCTTTCGAATCTTCACAGTTCAGGCGAAAAGGCGAGTAAAAAAACGCCCGACACGAAAAACTCTGTGGCGAAAGTTGAGCCACCGGCGTCGGCTAAACCGCAACCTGCGCCGCCAAAAAGCGGTCAGCGCGAAGAACTGAATATTGATGAACTGGCGCAAAACTTATCGAAGCTAAACCTCCCGCCCATTGAGGAAACAAACGATCCAACGCCCATTTCAGAGCAGCGCCAGCCATTTTCTGATGATGAGGAAATTAAAACCCCATCTAAAAGTTTAGCGGAAATTTTTGTTTCTCAAGGTGCTTACACCAAAGCGATTCGTGTGTATCAAGCGCTTAGCAAAAAAAATCCCAATCAAGCGGCTGAATATGCGGCTGCAATGGAGGCGATTTTGCGAAAAATGAAGAAATCGTAA
- a CDS encoding small ribosomal subunit Rsm22 family protein encodes MNIEDLDWQSLERLRRIFLEGSAHEVYWESESDIEHYDRTFAQRIGWKWQHVLDDLSLLGWQPPKGEVMDWGCGSGIATRRFLQHFGADATSRVTLWDHSPHAIQLAARKIEASFGNLPISKKETFYGETGTLLISHVITELSEWQLGNLLELAGKAETIIWVEPGTYESSRSLIAVREALSDTFNLVAPCTHQAACGMRRSENELHWCHFFAETPQEAFTESGWSKFAKLMGIDLRHLPLSYLVLDKRPVAALPENLVRVIGNARIYKAHALVQGCTASGVEEKRLMKRYDAQAFRAFKKGKFPTMQRWFLEKGDIVKLDLLSDGNSLNEKA; translated from the coding sequence ATGAATATTGAAGATTTAGATTGGCAGTCGCTGGAGCGTTTGAGACGCATTTTTCTCGAAGGCTCGGCGCACGAAGTTTATTGGGAATCCGAGAGCGACATAGAACATTACGACCGCACATTTGCGCAGCGCATTGGTTGGAAGTGGCAGCATGTTTTGGACGATCTGTCGTTGCTCGGTTGGCAACCGCCGAAAGGCGAGGTGATGGATTGGGGCTGTGGCAGCGGCATCGCCACGCGGCGATTTCTTCAACACTTCGGCGCGGATGCCACCAGCCGAGTAACACTTTGGGACCATTCGCCACACGCAATTCAACTGGCGGCTCGCAAAATTGAAGCATCGTTTGGCAATCTTCCGATTAGCAAAAAAGAGACTTTTTACGGCGAAACCGGCACGCTGCTTATCAGCCATGTGATTACCGAACTTTCGGAGTGGCAGTTAGGAAATTTGCTCGAATTGGCCGGAAAAGCTGAAACGATTATTTGGGTTGAACCTGGCACGTATGAATCCAGCCGCTCATTGATTGCCGTCCGCGAAGCACTCAGCGATACATTCAACCTCGTTGCGCCCTGCACCCACCAAGCGGCTTGCGGGATGCGCCGATCGGAAAACGAGCTGCACTGGTGCCACTTTTTTGCCGAAACGCCGCAAGAAGCCTTCACGGAAAGCGGTTGGTCAAAATTTGCCAAATTGATGGGCATCGACCTTCGGCATTTGCCCTTAAGCTATTTGGTTTTGGATAAGCGCCCGGTAGCTGCGTTGCCAGAAAATCTGGTTCGAGTGATTGGAAACGCCCGCATATACAAAGCTCACGCGCTCGTGCAAGGCTGCACCGCCTCCGGTGTGGAAGAAAAACGATTGATGAAGCGCTACGATGCGCAAGCATTTCGGGCATTCAAAAAAGGAAAATTCCCGACAATGCAGCGCTGGTTTCTTGAAAAAGGGGATATCGTAAAGCTTGACTTGCTAAGCGATGGCAATAGCTTGAACGAGAAGGCATAA
- a CDS encoding AAA family ATPase, with protein MDRADEELSLAKDMAESYKAFRHEIHKVIIGQDKVIEELMISILGKGHCLLVGVPGLAKTLLVSTLAEILQFKFNRVQFTPDLMPSDITGTEILEEDATTKGKYFKFVQGPIFANIVLADEINRTPPKTQAALLEAMQEHQVTSAGKRHQLPEPFFVLATQNPVEQEGTYPLPEAQLDRFMFNLRIDYPTHEEEKEIVKATTSSHKPTLKKVLSAEKILAYQDVVRKVPVSDNVIDYAVKLVGNTRPHQTKNELVRQFVGWGAGPRASQYLVLAAKVRCLLQGRFTPEIADIQAVALPVLRHRLITNFSAEADGIKPETIITDLIKQ; from the coding sequence ATGGATCGTGCAGACGAAGAGCTATCGTTGGCAAAAGATATGGCGGAGTCGTACAAAGCCTTTCGCCATGAAATTCATAAGGTCATCATCGGCCAAGATAAGGTGATTGAGGAACTGATGATTTCCATTCTTGGCAAAGGGCACTGCTTGCTTGTCGGTGTGCCGGGACTCGCCAAAACCCTGCTGGTTTCAACGTTAGCTGAAATCTTACAGTTCAAATTCAATCGCGTCCAGTTTACACCCGACCTGATGCCCTCCGACATTACGGGAACAGAAATTCTGGAGGAAGACGCGACGACAAAGGGAAAATATTTCAAGTTTGTGCAAGGGCCGATTTTTGCAAATATCGTGCTGGCGGACGAAATCAACCGCACGCCGCCGAAAACGCAGGCCGCGCTGCTCGAGGCCATGCAGGAACATCAAGTCACTTCCGCCGGTAAACGCCACCAATTGCCCGAACCATTTTTCGTGCTGGCCACGCAAAATCCCGTCGAGCAGGAAGGAACTTATCCGTTGCCCGAAGCCCAGCTCGATCGGTTCATGTTCAACCTGAGAATCGATTATCCGACACACGAGGAGGAAAAGGAAATCGTGAAGGCGACCACCTCGTCGCATAAACCGACGCTAAAAAAAGTGCTAAGCGCCGAGAAGATTTTAGCCTATCAAGATGTGGTGCGCAAAGTGCCGGTTTCGGACAATGTGATCGATTATGCGGTCAAGCTGGTTGGGAACACAAGGCCGCATCAGACCAAAAACGAACTCGTTCGGCAATTTGTGGGATGGGGCGCGGGGCCTCGTGCGTCGCAATATTTAGTTTTGGCGGCCAAAGTACGCTGCTTGTTGCAAGGCCGCTTCACGCCGGAAATCGCGGACATTCAAGCCGTCGCGCTGCCGGTGTTGCGCCATCGCTTGATTACGAATTTCAGCGCTGAAGCCGACGGGATTAAACCCGAAACGATTATCACCGATTTGATCAAGCAATAA
- a CDS encoding M16 family metallopeptidase — MKNDKLIFSMSNNTLFNRTKPPAPEPESPVQFPEWHETQLSNGLKVLIYEEHSIPTVLLKLITKTGSIHDNDLYQLAGFTYTLLTHGTTSRSATQIADEIDFYGATLSSSAGFDKGTVSLNMMTKYLDEGLDLMADVVLNPTFPESELEFVRAQALSRLKASYAEADHLASDAFNKSVYQSHPYGNPSAGTEASLQAIQTADVKAFYEKYAAPNNAFLIVAGDVRIDDIVEKLEARFGAWQPKPVEPVSYPTPSESNANKVTVVHKDGAVQSTIYVGHLGFKRNHPDYIAFSVMNMILGGYFGSRLNLNIREQKGFTYSIHSTLEGNKELGDFYVTVKVRNEVTREAIQEIMTELEKIRSEKVTEAELEAVKQYMTGMFVIRNESPAAIASRLLVTELYDLPKDYNQTYSQKVRAVTSDDVLAVAQKYLHPANAYIVLSGDAKAVAPSLSDFGEVSCLDAMGNKFEG, encoded by the coding sequence TTGAAAAACGATAAGCTGATTTTCTCAATGAGCAACAACACGCTATTTAATCGCACCAAACCCCCCGCACCCGAACCGGAAAGTCCCGTCCAATTTCCCGAGTGGCACGAAACACAGCTTTCAAACGGCCTAAAAGTCCTGATTTACGAAGAGCATAGCATCCCAACGGTTTTGCTAAAACTGATTACGAAAACCGGTTCAATTCACGATAACGATTTATACCAACTTGCAGGTTTTACCTATACCTTGCTCACGCACGGCACAACCTCGCGCTCAGCCACGCAAATTGCCGACGAAATTGATTTTTACGGCGCAACGCTCTCCTCAAGCGCGGGCTTTGATAAAGGCACGGTTTCGCTGAACATGATGACGAAATATTTGGACGAAGGCTTGGACTTGATGGCGGATGTCGTCTTGAATCCGACTTTCCCGGAAAGCGAGCTGGAATTTGTGCGTGCGCAAGCCCTCAGCCGCTTGAAGGCCTCGTATGCCGAAGCCGACCATCTGGCATCGGACGCATTTAACAAATCGGTTTATCAATCGCATCCGTACGGCAATCCGAGCGCCGGCACGGAGGCCTCGCTTCAGGCAATTCAAACCGCCGACGTGAAGGCGTTTTATGAAAAATATGCCGCGCCGAACAATGCGTTTTTGATCGTCGCCGGCGATGTCCGAATTGATGATATTGTAGAAAAATTGGAAGCGCGTTTCGGCGCGTGGCAGCCGAAACCCGTCGAGCCTGTTTCTTATCCGACACCGAGCGAGAGCAACGCCAACAAAGTCACGGTCGTGCATAAAGACGGCGCGGTGCAATCGACGATTTATGTCGGGCATTTGGGATTTAAGCGCAATCATCCCGATTACATCGCGTTTAGCGTGATGAACATGATTTTGGGCGGCTACTTCGGTTCGCGCCTCAATTTGAACATCCGCGAGCAAAAAGGCTTTACATACAGCATTCATAGCACGTTGGAAGGCAATAAAGAACTGGGCGATTTTTACGTAACGGTAAAAGTCCGAAATGAAGTGACGCGCGAGGCGATTCAGGAAATTATGACGGAGCTGGAAAAAATTCGCAGCGAAAAAGTCACGGAAGCCGAACTTGAGGCTGTTAAGCAATATATGACGGGCATGTTTGTGATTCGCAACGAATCGCCGGCGGCCATTGCGTCGCGCTTACTCGTTACCGAGCTTTACGATTTGCCGAAAGATTACAATCAAACATATAGCCAAAAAGTGCGTGCGGTAACAAGCGACGATGTTTTGGCCGTCGCGCAAAAATATTTGCATCCGGCCAATGCCTACATTGTGCTTTCGGGCGACGCCAAAGCCGTTGCGCCCTCGCTGTCCGACTTCGGCGAAGTAAGTTGCTTGGACGCTATGGGAAATAAATTTGAGGGTTAA
- a CDS encoding T9SS type A sorting domain-containing protein, with the protein MAQTVDVNGPDAHGNGVSVSPTATNQNAEYTVTFTVGNGDNSAVKPGSNFSITFPAGTYVPSSISTSEITVRSVAATAVSVSGQIVTITTPVEIGGNNAQENTAAVVIAASAGIRNPASSGTYSLSVTTYPTKGGSATDSETYDITQTTTTISSPAVTPNNSVASNSAAYKIGFSVGAGGYLTTSSTITVKFPSSTTLPSGAVAGVTVNNTSATATASGDSVIINCPVEVANSEAVEIDFSLGSGLKNPSSAGDYHLSVYTSSETTEITSDTYSISSPANLSFTAVGLTDNMVNTVCGYTLDFIVSNTGALTANSDTIIVRFQKTTQVPSSISTSKVVVSSGGFSQTAKAVVVSDTTVKIVTPVTISNSSTVQIRFLETASIRNPAISTNYRLSVETKKSSGATVDSKVISNPFFISPATSTVTIAAVSLQNSATNATGLYTLRFAVGDYGRLVSGTSKIGFIFPSGTAYGSLSSIKINGTSTTAFTRSGDTVKVTLPSAVSVKNNDTLNVQITNITNPGTSGTYDIGVFTTVETDVVSSSTYGIGSKVTMGTITLTDYGSNKTSGYTITASSSVKLSNNVSDFVRIVFPEGVTLPSSIASGNVTLTGQSVTSVSVDQSTRAVNIYVGGNNKNFSNIVINAAAGIQNPSVPSTSYYHVYVSTSQQPPLAASPVYSITPHNSSVTAGTVTSTPNVINFSGASYEVPFTPSAYGRLTGGISGAGSDTIFVDFNTSTIVPSSIAAGNVTVNTYACSDVTVLSSGAGGVVGVVVPDGITLPSSAEAIMFFYSAAGLQNGPTAGTSTVRIYTTVDTAKSTQTNNLTLASSASLAVTAVTNSPSTVNAQVAFQIDFRTGSSGAIDSAQSITIDFSGAGNTYVPSSIAKSLILVNGAALKVNATAVGQTLTIESPIAIGDLTEVTVSISSSAGILNSSTASTSNTLNVSTTAEPTGDDSPSFTTTGATTTISQPNVSLSDYHPSTLSTYTITFSTGTSGSLIGGSSTITLTLPSGTTVPTTLAGAAPLINGTSVITLSGNNTTKTLVLTVPPSVTIGNGSTVTVTVDSLVNPTTETNYTLKARTSVETTDVTSTSYPITSISPVTVSSVTLAAATDTVNMYGSYTIDISNISQTLTSGSGTITIEFPSGTALPVSIATTDVSVGGAAANSVSVNAGTRRVTITVPSNVSTSTSVVFSTSAGIYNPRIYGDYTLRAWTSGQPAPATSGSYTIEASGRTIYNLQVSGSPESVNTPIEWTWSFNVSGVGGLVAGTSKLYLVYNAARLTASVPSTINNSYVTVNGETAPAVTVNTSDPIQEIVEITLPSTVTANNDEQLEVVISSAAGIYAAEYSQSVAAFTSVDTLQSTPIEYGLPVELVSFEAVTTSGDNALPRVKLSWQTATELNNAGFKIFKRQSTSQDEETLASYQTNDALKGLGTSAFGNIYSFVDADVSAGKTYVYRLVDVDYEGNIESHGEVSVTIPLTYALNQNYPNPFNPSTTIQFVLAKDAKTVLEVYDILGRKVRTLLNENLKQGTYTYELNASGLATGIYFYRLTSGKFMAVKKMLLLK; encoded by the coding sequence ATGGCCCAAACAGTTGATGTGAATGGACCGGATGCTCATGGGAACGGGGTTAGTGTATCACCAACTGCGACAAACCAAAATGCGGAGTACACCGTTACCTTCACCGTTGGCAACGGCGATAACTCAGCCGTAAAACCTGGAAGTAACTTCTCCATTACTTTTCCTGCCGGCACCTATGTGCCATCAAGTATAAGCACGTCTGAAATAACCGTAAGAAGTGTGGCAGCAACAGCGGTAAGCGTTTCAGGGCAAATTGTTACGATAACCACGCCTGTGGAAATCGGCGGAAATAATGCTCAGGAAAATACTGCGGCTGTGGTCATTGCCGCTTCAGCAGGAATTCGAAATCCAGCCAGTAGCGGGACATATAGCCTTTCGGTAACAACCTATCCTACCAAAGGCGGCTCTGCAACCGATTCGGAAACTTATGACATTACCCAAACCACAACCACCATTTCAAGTCCTGCAGTTACGCCGAACAATTCTGTAGCAAGCAATTCAGCTGCTTATAAAATCGGCTTTAGCGTCGGCGCTGGCGGTTACTTGACCACCTCGTCGACGATCACGGTTAAATTTCCTTCCAGTACCACACTCCCGAGTGGCGCGGTAGCTGGCGTTACGGTTAACAACACGTCAGCCACAGCCACGGCAAGCGGCGATAGCGTGATTATCAATTGTCCGGTCGAAGTGGCAAATAGCGAAGCGGTTGAAATCGACTTTTCGCTTGGCTCCGGGCTGAAAAATCCGTCAAGCGCTGGGGATTATCACTTGTCTGTTTATACTTCTTCGGAAACCACTGAAATCACTTCGGACACCTATAGTATTTCCTCTCCGGCAAATCTTTCTTTCACTGCCGTTGGACTAACCGACAATATGGTAAACACGGTTTGCGGATACACGTTGGATTTTATTGTGAGCAACACGGGCGCGCTTACGGCCAATAGCGATACGATTATTGTTCGCTTCCAAAAGACAACGCAAGTGCCTTCCTCAATTTCCACAAGCAAAGTGGTTGTCAGTTCAGGCGGGTTTAGCCAGACGGCCAAAGCGGTTGTTGTTTCGGATACAACGGTCAAAATTGTGACCCCAGTGACCATATCGAACTCATCGACGGTGCAAATTCGCTTCCTTGAAACGGCCAGCATTCGAAATCCAGCCATCTCCACAAACTACCGTTTGAGCGTAGAAACAAAAAAATCCTCCGGCGCTACCGTTGATAGCAAGGTGATCTCAAACCCATTTTTCATTTCACCTGCCACATCAACTGTTACAATTGCAGCGGTGAGCCTTCAAAATAGTGCGACAAACGCTACCGGGCTTTACACGCTTCGCTTTGCTGTCGGCGATTACGGTCGGTTGGTGAGCGGCACAAGCAAAATCGGTTTTATTTTTCCAAGCGGAACGGCCTACGGCTCTCTTTCTTCCATAAAAATTAATGGCACAAGCACCACAGCCTTTACCCGAAGTGGCGATACCGTAAAAGTGACCTTGCCCAGCGCAGTAAGCGTTAAGAACAACGATACGCTGAACGTGCAAATCACCAATATTACAAACCCAGGAACTTCAGGCACTTATGACATCGGGGTTTTTACGACGGTGGAAACCGATGTAGTGTCTTCGAGCACCTACGGAATTGGCTCCAAAGTGACTATGGGAACGATCACGCTAACGGATTACGGTTCTAACAAAACATCCGGTTACACTATCACTGCAAGCTCTTCAGTGAAGCTCAGTAATAACGTTAGTGATTTTGTTCGCATCGTATTTCCAGAAGGAGTTACCTTGCCATCGAGTATTGCTTCCGGCAATGTGACGCTCACCGGACAATCGGTTACATCCGTTTCTGTTGACCAATCCACAAGAGCGGTTAATATTTATGTCGGTGGCAACAACAAGAATTTCAGCAACATTGTGATTAACGCAGCGGCAGGGATTCAAAACCCGTCCGTACCATCCACGAGCTATTATCACGTGTATGTTTCCACATCGCAGCAGCCCCCCCTTGCCGCTTCGCCTGTTTATAGCATCACGCCGCATAACTCTTCGGTGACGGCTGGTACGGTGACATCCACGCCAAATGTGATCAACTTCAGCGGCGCGTCTTATGAAGTGCCGTTTACCCCGAGCGCATATGGGCGGCTAACGGGCGGAATTAGTGGCGCAGGCTCCGACACGATTTTTGTGGATTTTAATACTTCCACCATTGTGCCGTCAAGCATTGCCGCAGGAAACGTGACTGTGAATACTTATGCTTGCTCGGATGTTACCGTTCTAAGTTCGGGAGCCGGCGGCGTCGTTGGCGTGGTTGTACCGGACGGCATTACGCTTCCGAGCAGCGCCGAAGCAATCATGTTTTTTTATTCGGCAGCTGGCTTGCAAAACGGGCCGACCGCCGGCACAAGCACCGTTCGGATCTACACGACCGTTGACACGGCAAAATCCACGCAAACCAACAACTTAACGCTTGCAAGTTCGGCTTCGCTGGCCGTTACTGCCGTCACCAATAGCCCATCGACTGTCAATGCGCAAGTCGCCTTTCAAATTGATTTCAGAACCGGATCGAGCGGCGCAATAGATTCAGCCCAAAGCATCACGATTGACTTTTCCGGCGCAGGAAACACTTATGTGCCGAGCTCAATCGCAAAAAGCTTGATTTTGGTCAATGGAGCAGCGCTGAAGGTCAATGCAACCGCCGTTGGACAAACCTTAACTATCGAATCGCCCATAGCAATTGGTGATTTAACAGAAGTTACAGTTTCCATCAGCTCAAGCGCAGGCATTTTAAACTCGAGCACGGCATCCACAAGCAATACGCTTAATGTTAGCACGACCGCCGAGCCAACCGGCGACGATTCGCCGTCCTTTACCACAACCGGCGCCACAACTACGATTTCTCAGCCAAACGTGAGCCTCAGCGACTACCACCCAAGTACGCTAAGCACTTACACAATCACCTTTAGCACCGGTACAAGCGGATCGCTGATCGGCGGGTCAAGCACAATTACGCTGACCTTACCGTCAGGGACAACCGTCCCGACCACTTTAGCTGGCGCGGCACCGCTCATAAACGGCACTTCCGTGATCACACTTAGCGGGAACAACACGACAAAAACACTCGTGCTGACCGTTCCACCATCGGTTACAATTGGAAACGGATCAACTGTCACCGTTACGGTAGATAGCCTCGTGAACCCAACAACGGAAACAAACTACACGCTTAAGGCACGAACTTCAGTCGAAACGACGGATGTAACAAGTACATCCTATCCGATTACCAGTATTAGTCCCGTGACGGTCTCTTCCGTCACACTGGCCGCCGCAACAGACACGGTCAATATGTATGGAAGCTACACGATTGATATTAGCAACATTTCGCAGACCTTGACCTCTGGAAGCGGAACAATTACGATTGAATTTCCATCTGGAACCGCTTTACCTGTCTCGATTGCAACCACAGACGTAAGCGTTGGCGGCGCGGCAGCAAATAGCGTTTCAGTCAACGCTGGAACGAGGCGGGTAACCATTACCGTGCCAAGCAATGTGAGCACATCAACATCCGTTGTGTTCAGCACTTCTGCGGGCATTTATAATCCACGCATTTATGGCGACTATACGCTGCGGGCATGGACAAGCGGACAACCGGCACCAGCAACCAGCGGAAGTTATACCATCGAGGCGTCAGGGCGCACGATCTACAACTTGCAAGTTTCTGGCTCTCCTGAATCGGTGAATACGCCGATAGAATGGACATGGTCGTTTAATGTGAGCGGTGTTGGCGGCCTTGTGGCAGGAACAAGCAAATTGTATTTGGTATATAATGCTGCCCGTCTTACGGCATCCGTGCCATCCACTATTAATAATAGTTATGTTACGGTAAATGGAGAAACCGCTCCCGCAGTCACAGTCAATACGTCTGATCCGATTCAGGAGATCGTTGAAATTACTTTGCCAAGCACGGTGACCGCAAACAATGACGAACAATTAGAAGTGGTAATCTCCTCCGCTGCTGGAATTTATGCAGCAGAATATTCTCAAAGCGTTGCTGCTTTCACTTCGGTAGATACGCTGCAGTCTACTCCGATTGAGTATGGCCTACCCGTTGAGCTTGTATCATTTGAAGCGGTAACGACATCTGGGGATAACGCCTTGCCACGGGTCAAACTCAGCTGGCAAACGGCAACGGAGCTTAACAACGCTGGCTTTAAGATTTTCAAAAGGCAAAGCACTTCTCAAGATGAAGAAACCCTTGCAAGCTACCAAACCAACGATGCACTTAAGGGGCTTGGCACAAGTGCGTTTGGAAATATCTATTCATTCGTAGACGCGGATGTTTCAGCGGGAAAAACTTATGTTTATCGCCTCGTAGATGTGGATTACGAAGGCAACATAGAATCTCATGGTGAAGTATCCGTTACCATCCCACTAACCTATGCGCTGAATCAAAACTATCCGAACCCGTTTAACCCGAGCACAACCATTCAGTTTGTGCTGGCAAAAGACGCAAAAACGGTTCTCGAAGTATATGATATTCTTGGCCGAAAAGTCAGAACCTTATTGAACGAGAACTTAAAGCAGGGCACCTATACCTACGAATTAAATGCGAGTGGCCTGGCTACTGGGATTTATTTCTATCGCCTTACCAGCGGCAAGTTCATGGCTGTCAAGAAAATGCTCCTTTTGAAGTAG
- a CDS encoding NAD(P)H-dependent oxidoreductase, protein MKARILNGARQQENELHGVQSLLAGELESSGWEVASMILREHEISHCVGCFNCWMRTPGVCKSSGEGQRVAKSVIQSELAVFLTPLTFGGYSSELKKALDHIICLISPFFIKIDGETHHQKRYEKYPCILGIAVTPKRDKVTSNIFRTLVQRNAINLHAPAHVAMVVEYDEAETEMKAQFAQALKVIGGAL, encoded by the coding sequence ATGAAAGCAAGGATTTTAAATGGTGCAAGGCAGCAGGAAAATGAACTTCATGGCGTGCAGTCGCTGCTTGCCGGAGAACTTGAAAGTTCCGGCTGGGAAGTTGCTTCTATGATTTTGCGAGAGCACGAGATTTCGCACTGTGTGGGTTGCTTCAACTGCTGGATGCGTACGCCTGGCGTTTGTAAGAGTAGCGGCGAAGGGCAGCGCGTTGCCAAATCGGTTATTCAGAGTGAGTTGGCCGTGTTTCTAACGCCACTCACTTTTGGCGGCTACTCCTCGGAACTTAAAAAAGCACTTGATCATATTATCTGCTTGATTTCTCCATTTTTTATAAAAATTGATGGGGAAACACATCATCAAAAGCGTTACGAAAAATATCCTTGCATTTTGGGGATTGCCGTCACGCCGAAAAGAGATAAAGTGACTTCAAATATTTTTAGGACGCTGGTTCAGCGAAACGCGATTAATTTGCACGCGCCGGCGCATGTGGCAATGGTGGTGGAATATGACGAAGCCGAAACTGAAATGAAAGCACAATTCGCGCAAGCACTAAAAGTAATCGGAGGTGCTCTATGA